The genomic interval GCTGGAAAGGCCCACCGTTGACTGTCATCGCCCTGCCCGCGAACCAGCCCGAGACGTTCTACCGCGGCGCCGGGCGGATCGCCGCGTTCCGCAACGTGCCGGCGATCGCCGACCGCCCCGAGGACTGGGTGGGTTCGACCACCGACCGGTTCGGCCTCGCCCCGTCGGGCCAGTCGAGCCTGCCCGACGGCGGGCTGCTGGCCGAGGCGATCGCCGCCGACCCGCGGTTCTGGCTGGGTCCCGGCCGCGCCGACACCGGTGTGCTGGTCAAGCTGCTCGACGCCGGTCAGCGCCTGCCGCTGCATGTGCACCCGGATCGCCGATACGCCCATCAGCACCTGAGTTCCCCGTACGGGAAAACGGAGGCGTGGGTGATCGTGGAGGCTCGCCCGGACGCGTACGTGCACCTCGGGTTCGCCCGTGACGTCGAGGCGGGCGAGCTGGCCGCGTGGGTGGCCGGTCAGAGGGCCGGTGACATGCTCGCCGCGACCAACCGCGTGCCGGTCGCCGCCGGTGACGCCCTCCTGTGCCCGGCCGGGCTGCCGCACGCGATCGGCGACGGGATCCTGCTGGTCGAGGTGCAGGAGCCGACCGACTTCTCGGTGCTGCTGGAGTACGAGGGTTTCGGCCTGGCCGACGGGCACCTCGGCCTCGGCTACGACCTGGCCCTGCAGTGCGTCGACCGCAGCGCCTGGTCGCCGGACCGTCTCGCGGGGCTGCGCGGCGGCGGCGACCGGTTGCTGCCCGCCGCGGCCGACGAGTTCTTCACGGCCACCCGGCACACCGGC from Paractinoplanes brasiliensis carries:
- a CDS encoding class I mannose-6-phosphate isomerase; this translates as MTVIALPANQPETFYRGAGRIAAFRNVPAIADRPEDWVGSTTDRFGLAPSGQSSLPDGGLLAEAIAADPRFWLGPGRADTGVLVKLLDAGQRLPLHVHPDRRYAHQHLSSPYGKTEAWVIVEARPDAYVHLGFARDVEAGELAAWVAGQRAGDMLAATNRVPVAAGDALLCPAGLPHAIGDGILLVEVQEPTDFSVLLEYEGFGLADGHLGLGYDLALQCVDRSAWSPDRLAGLRGGGDRLLPAAADEFFTATRHTGGDRLPRGFSILVTISGEGMISGEHDAVPTRRGDTLLVPYAAGPLYPEGKLEVIRLSA